CCGCTTCCTGCTCAAGGCGATCGTGGTGCTGGCGATCGCGGCGGTCGTGTTCGTTCACTACCTCGGGGGCTTGAGGCGCGAAGAGACCGATGCGCCGCGTGCGACGCGCCGTGCGCCGCTGCTGCCGCGTATCGCCGGGGTGCTGGTCGTGGCGGTCGCGGTGCTCGGGTTCACGATCGCCGGTTCGCCGGCCCGCGTGCGCGTCGAGGTGATCGACCGTCAGCGCATTCGCGATCTCGAATCACTGGCCGAGGCGGTGCGAAATCACCGCGAGCAGTATCGCGGGCTGCCCGCCACGCTCACCGAAACCGATCCCTTCAAGTTCGGCGGAGCGGGTACTCAGGGTGATCCCGTCACGCGCAAGGCATACGAGTACCGCGTCGTGGACTCGCTGAGATTCGAGCTGTGCGCCACGTTTGACGCTCCGGACTCGCTGGGTCCCTACTCCGACATCGCTGCGCCGTTCTGGCGCCACGGCGCCGGTGCCCACTGCTTCGAGTTCAAGGTCCCGCCGACCCTTCGTTACCCGGCGCGTTAGGGGCATTCCGAACATGCGCGTCGAGATCGTGACGATCGGCAACGAAGTGCTGTCGGGCCGAACGCTCGACACCAACTTCGCGTTCCTCGCCCGGGCACTCGAAGAGGCCGACGTGCAGGTCGGCTGGCACTCGACGGTCGGCGACACCGTCAAGGACATCGGCGAGGTGCTGCGACTGGCGATCGAGCGCGCCGACGCGGTGGTGATGACCGGCGGCCTCGGTCCGACACCCGACGACCTCACGCGCAAAGCCGTGGCTTCGCTGCTGCGGCGCCCGCTCGAACTCGACGAAGACGTGCTGGCTGCGATCCGCGAGCGTGCGAAGCGGTTCAAACGCAAGACCCCGGTCAGCATCGAGTCGCAGGCGTTGATCCCGCGCGGCGCCGAGGTATGGAAGAACCCGGTCGGTACCGCGCCCGGCTTGAAGCTCGAGTCGCACAAGAAACCCGTGATCCTGCTGCCCGGCGTGCCCGCCGAGATGGAAGCGCTGGCGCGCGAGTTCGTGGTGCCGTTCCTGCGCGCCCGCTCGGGGCGCAAGGTCGAGACCTTCACGCTCCGCACCTCGGGCGTGTGGGAGAGCATGCTCCACGAGAAGATCGGCAATCTGCCACAGCAGTGGGCGGGGGCATCGCTTGCCTATCTGCCGAGCTACTTCGGGGTCGATCTGCGCGTCACGGTGAGCGGTACCGACGAGGCGGCCGTGCAGGACGTGACGCTGCGTGCCTACGAATCGCTCAAGGCG
The genomic region above belongs to Candidatus Eisenbacteria bacterium and contains:
- a CDS encoding competence/damage-inducible protein A, with product MRVEIVTIGNEVLSGRTLDTNFAFLARALEEADVQVGWHSTVGDTVKDIGEVLRLAIERADAVVMTGGLGPTPDDLTRKAVASLLRRPLELDEDVLAAIRERAKRFKRKTPVSIESQALIPRGAEVWKNPVGTAPGLKLESHKKPVILLPGVPAEMEALAREFVVPFLRARSGRKVETFTLRTSGVWESMLHEKIGNLPQQWAGASLAYLPSYFGVDLRVTVSGTDEAAVQDVTLRAYESLKALVAPVIYAEGGATIEEVVGELLVEKQWTVAVAESCTGGLVAKRLTDVPGSSRYFERGFVTYSNRSKVELLGVIETDLAAHGAVSAAIAEQMARGARERSGAQLGVGITGIAGPEGGSEEKPVGTVFIAISTDEGDAVRDFRIPAGRQAVRERAAQQALDLMRRRLQGLPLEPRLD